Proteins from one Aythya fuligula isolate bAytFul2 chromosome 23, bAytFul2.pri, whole genome shotgun sequence genomic window:
- the OPRD1 gene encoding delta-type opioid receptor, which produces MELPTELPTEPATAWVNGTAWVPLPGPGGNGTGQPRAKDATSILIAIVITALYSVVCVVGLLGNVLVMYGIVRYTKMKTATNIYIFNLALADALATSTLPFQSAKYLMETWPFGELLCKVVLSIDYYNMFTSIFTLTMMSVDRYVAVCHPVKALDFRTPAKAKIINVCIWVLSSVIGVPIMVMAVTKSKDGMVLCTLQFPDPPIYWDTVTKICVFIFAFMVPILVITICYGLMILRLKSVRLLSGSKEKDRNLRRITRMVLVVVAAFIICWTPIHIFVIVWTLVDIDKKNPYVVASLHFCIALGYTNSSLNPVLYAFLDENFKRCFREFCLPFRARVEQNSFSRARNTVREQVSTCTPSEARTKPA; this is translated from the exons ATGGAGCTGCCCACGGAGCTCCCCACGGAGCCGGCCACGGCCTGGGTCAACGGCACCGCCTGGGTCCCCCTCCCCGGGCCCGGAGGCAACGGCACGGGGCAGCCGCGGGCCAAGGACGCCACCTCCATCCTCATCGCCATCGTCATCACGGCGCTGTACTCCGTGGTGTGCGtggtggggctgctgggcaACGTCCTGGTCATGTACGGCATCGTCCG GTACACTAAGATGAAGACGGCCACCAACATCTACATCTTCAACCTGGCCCTGGCGGACGCGCTGGCCACCAGCACGCTGCCCTTCCAGAGCGCCAAGTACCTGATGGAGACGTGGCCCTTCggggagctgctctgcaaggTGGTGCTCTCCATTGACTACTACAACATGTTCACCAGCATCTTCACCCTCACCATGATGAGCGTGGACCGCTACGTCGCCGTGTGCCACCCGGTCAAGGCTTTGGATTTCCGCACGCCGGCCAAGGCCAAGATCATCAACGTCTGCATCTGGGTGCTCTCCTCCGTCATCGGGGTGCCCATCATGGTCATGGCGGTCACCAAGTCGAAAG ACGGGATGGTGCTGTGCACCCTGCAGTTTCCCGATCCTCCCATCTACTGGGACACCGTGACCAAGATCTGCGTCTTCATCTTCGCCTTCATGGTCCCCATCCTGGTCATCACCATCTGCTACGGGCTGATGATCCTGCGCCTGAAGAGCGTCCGCCTCCTCTCGGGCTCCAAGGAGAAGGACCGCAACCTGCGGCGCATCACGCGCATGGTGCTGGTGGTCGTGGCAGCCTTCATCATCTGCTGGACGCCCATCCACATCTTCGTCATCGTCTGGACGCTGGTGGACATAGACAAGAAGAACCCCTACGTGGTGGCCAGCCTGCATTTCTGCATCGCCCTGGGCTACACCAACAGCAGCCTCAACCCCGTCCTTTACGCTTTCCTGGATGAAAACTTCAAGAGGTGTTTCCGAGAGTTCTGCCTGCCCTTCCGAGCCCGCGTGGAGCAGAACAGCTTCTCCCGAGCCCGGAACACCGTGCGGGAGCAGGTCTCCACCTGCACCCCCTCCGAGGCCCGCACCAAGCCGGCATGA